The DNA segment GCCCGCCCCCCGGTGTCCGGAGATAGAGGCGACGTTCACAATCGCCCCCCGCGCCGCCCGCAGGGCGGGCGCCGCAGCCCGTGAGCAGTAGAACGCCCCCAAAAGGTTCACGCCGAGAATCGCGTCCCAGACCTCGTCGGTGACCGCATCGAGGTTCGGGAAGTCCAAATAGCGGGTCGTGCCCGCGTTATTCACCAGCACGTCGAGGCGGCCAAAGCGATCGACCGTGCGAGCGACCAGCGCCTTGACCTCATCCTCCCGCGCGACATTGGCCTGGACCGCCACGCCTTCGCTGCCGGCCTGGGCGAGTTCGCGAGCGGTCTTATCGGCATCATCCCGGGAGCGCGAATAGTTCACAATTACGGCGCGGGCTCCGGCGCGGGCGAGGGCGTGGCACACGGCCCTGCCGATACCGGTACCGCCCCCCGTCACGATCGCGACGCTTCCTTTCTCCAGTCCCATGGCGAGCCCCCCAACGAAGATTCCGCCGCCCCCCGAGCTGAGTTCACGGGGGACCCCGGATCGCAAGGACGGTCCCCGGCGCAGCGGACGGTCGTGCCGTCCGCATCCGACGCGCGCGCGCAGTTTTCCTCCGCAGGAGCCTCCCCCCGCCCCCCGAATCATCTGTGGGGCCGGGCGCCCACGGCTCGCACCGGGGCGTCTTCGGGTTGAGAGGACTCATGGCCTCCGTGCTTATTCTGGTTTCCGCGTTCTTCTTCGGGATCTCTCCGATCCTCGCCAAGATCGCCTACGCGTATGGCGTGACCCCGCTCACACTCCTGTCAGTTCGCGCCACGTTCGGCGGCCTCTTCGTCTGGATCGGGCTCGCCGCCGCGCGGGGCGTGCCCCCCCTGCCCCGGCCGCTGCTCCTTCGCCTCATCGGCCTCGGCGTGACGATCGTCCCCTTTCAGGTCTTCGCGTATTTCTATGCGCTCTCGGTGCTGCCGGCCTCGTCCGCTTCGGTCATCGCCAACACCTCGCCCGTCCACGTCGCCTGGATGGGGCGGGTGTTCCTGGGGGAGTCCCTCCAGCCGGCAGATTGGGCGATCCTGG comes from the bacterium genome and includes:
- a CDS encoding SDR family oxidoreductase encodes the protein MGLEKGSVAIVTGGGTGIGRAVCHALARAGARAVIVNYSRSRDDADKTARELAQAGSEGVAVQANVAREDEVKALVARTVDRFGRLDVLVNNAGTTRYLDFPNLDAVTDEVWDAILGVNLLGAFYCSRAAAPALRAARGAIVNVASISGHRGAGSSLPYGVSKAALIQLTRGLAIALAPEVRVNSVSPGQVVTRWARMARGEAFAQAIEAESAAQTPLGACANPEHVAQAVMGLILSEFVTGQDLVVDGGRNATY